Part of the Labrys wisconsinensis genome, CGCCTTCGTGGTCGGCGCCGTCGGCGCCTGGCACCTCCTCAAGGACCGCGCCAATCCCGGCGCGCGCAAGATGTTCTCGATGGCGATGTGGATGGCGGCCCTCGTCGCCCCCATCCAGATCCTGGCCGGCGATGCGCACGGCCTCAACACGCTGGAGCACCAGCCGGCCAAGGTCCTGGCCATGGAGGGCGACTACCAGCCGAGCCCCGACGGCGCTCCGCTCATCCTGTTCGGCCTGCCCAGCAACGAGGAGGCCCGCGTCCACTACGAAGTGTCGATCCCCCATGTCGGATCGCTGATCCTCAAGCACGATCCCTTCGCGCCGCTGCCGGGCCTCACCGACTTCCCGCGCGACCAGTGGCCGCCGGTGCCGATCGTCTTCTGGTCGTTCCGGATCATGGTCGCGATCGGCTTCGCCATGCTCGGCCTCGGCCTGTGGAGCCTGTTCGCCCGCTTCCGCGGCTGGCTCTACGACTGGTCCTGGCTGCACCGGGCCGCCGTCCTCATGGGGCCTGCCGGCTTCGTCGCGGTGATCGCCGGCTGGGTGACGACCGAGGTCGGCCGCCAGCCCTTCACGGTCTATGGCCTGCTGCGCACCGACGAGTCGCATTCGCCGCTCGCGGCCCCGGCGATCGCCGCGTCGCTGCTCGCCTTCGTCCTGGTCTATTTCACCGCGTTCGGGGCGGGCACCTATTATCTCCTGCGTCTGATGGGCAAGCCGCCCGAGCGTGGGGAGACGGAGCCGCCGAACGTGCCGCACCGCGCGGCCGGCATCACGCCGGCGGCGACCGTCGCCCTGCCCGTGCCGGCGGAGAAGTGAGCCATGGCCAGCCTCGACCTCACCATCGTCTGGGCCGGGATCATCGGCTTTGCCGTGATGGCCTATGTCGTGATGGACGGCTTCGACCTCGGCATCGGCATCCTGTTTCCGACCCTCGCGGTCGGAGACGAGCGGGACCAGGCGATGAATTCGATCGCGCCGGTGTGGGACGGCAACGAGACCTGGCTGGTGATGGGCGGCGGCGGATTGTTCGCGGCCTTTCCGCTCGCCTACGCCATCATCCTTCCGGCGACCTATCCCCTGATGATCGCCATGCTGCTCGGCCTGGTCTTCCGCGGCGTCGCCTTCGAGTTCCGCTGGCGCGATTCGGGTCACCGGCCGCTCTGGGACGCGGCCTTCTCGATCGGCTCGGTGGTCGCGGCCCTGGCCCAGGGCATCACGCTCGGCGCCATCCTCCAGGGCATCCGTGTCGAGAACGACGCCTATGCCGGCGGCTGGCTGGACTGGCTGAGCCCGTTCAGCGTGCTGACCGGCGTCGCGGTCGTGATCGGCTATGCGCTGCTCGGTGCGACCTGGCTGATCTGGAAGACCGAGGGGCCCTGCCAACGGCATGCCCGCCGTGCCGCGTTCTGGCTCGGCCTGGCGACGCTCGTCGCCCTCGGCGGCGTGAGCGCGGCGACGCCGTTCCTGCACTACGACTATTGGCGCCGCTGGTTCGCCATGCCGGGGGTGCTGGCCACGGCGCAGGTGCCGCTGCTGGTGGCGATCTCGACGGCCACCTTCTTCTGGAGCCTCCGGCGCGAGTTCGAATTGCTGCCGTTCCTCATGGCCCTCGTGCTCTTCCTCCTTGGCTTCGTCGGCCTCGGCATCAGCATCTACCCCCACATCGTGCCGCGGACGGTGACGATCTGGGACGCCGCCGCGCCGCACGACAGCCAGGTCTTCATGCTGGTCGGCGCCGTCGTCATCATCCCCCTCATCCTCGCCTATACGGCCTGGGCCTATTGGGTGTTCCGCGGCAAGGTCGGCACGCACGGCTATCACTGATGGCCTCGCCCGCGCCCCTCTGGCAGCGCCTCGCCTGGATGGCGGCGATCTGGGCGGCGAGCGTCCTCGCCCTCGGGGCCGTCGCCGGCGCGATCCGGTTCATGCTGGCGGGCTCGGGGTGAGCGGGCGTCGCCGGAGCGTGGCAGGCGCTTCGCCCGTCGTCACGCCGGCGCGCCGGGTGCTCCGGGGACGGGCGGGTGCGCGGCGGCCGGCATTGCCTTCCCCGCGACCGCGCGGTGGATCTCCTCGGTCAGGGTGTTGTTGGTCTCGATCAGCCGATGGATCTCGTCCTGGATCTTCAGGAGCGCCTCGGCGTCCTTGTAGGTCTGCAGAGCCTGCTTGTCCGAGGCCGCGGCCGCGACCTTCTGGCCCACCATGATGACCGACAGGAGCACGAGCTGCAGGAAGGTCTGGGCGATCCAGGCGATCAGCGACGCCACGCCGCCCTCGATGGCCGCGGGCAGGCTGACCAGGGCGATCGCGGCGAAGATATAGGCGCACCACATGGTGCCGACCGCGTCGGTGATCACGAGGGCGATGCGCCCGTTCAGCCCGATATGCTCCTGATCGGTCAGGTGCGGTCCGGCCTTCTGGCGTTCCGCAAGTCGCTGCTTGGGACTGTGTTCGACCTTCGTCATCGGGCTCTCACGACGGAATGGACCAGGGCTTCGACCATGCGGCCTGCGCGCACCGCCATGTCACGGATCGACGCACGCGCATCTGCGAGACCTCGGCCGGGCTGCCCCTCCACCTGCCGAATAGAGCATGTCATCTCGCTGAAATACATGGACAAATTGTCCGTCGGCGGCGGACGGAACGACCGTGGCGGACGCGAATGGACATTTTGTCCGGCTCGCCGGGGACAGCTTGTCCGCCGCCGTGGGCTTCCGGTCCTCAAGCCCTTGAAACCATTGTATGCTCGGGCTGGCACGCGTGTTGCTGTCCAGGTCGCTGTCGGGCAATGCCGCGGCGTCGGCGGACGGACGAGACACCATGGCACGGGGCGGGAGGCTCGCCCGTGGCCGCCTGTGCCGAAGGGTGCCACCCGAGTGGAGGGGGCGACCCTGGTGAAAGGCCGATGAAGCCGTCCGCCGGAAGCGCCGGGCGGCGAGACAGCGTTCGAGCGAGAGCATCAAGTCCAGGGAGGAGCAAGGTGGCCACAGTCATCGGGATCGATCTGGGTACGACCAATTCCTGCGTCGCCGTCATCGACGGCAAGACGACGCGCATCATCGAGAATGCCGAGGGCGCCCGCACGACGCCCTCGGTCGTCGCGTTCACCAGCGATGGCGAACGCCTCGTCGGACAGCCGGCCCGCCGGCAGGCCGTGACCAATCCGACCAACACGATCTTCGCGGTGAAGCGGTTGATCGGCCGGCGCTACGACGACCCGACCGTCGAGAAGGACAAGGCGCTGGTTCCCTACAGGATCGTCAAGGCGGCGAACGGCGACGCCTGGGTGGAGGCGGATGGCAAGGCCTATTCGCCCTCGCAGATCTCGGCCTTCATCCTGCAGAAGATGAAGGAGACGGCCGAGGCCAATCTCGGCGAGAAGGTCAGCCAGGCGGTCATCACGGTTCCGGCCTATTTCAACGATGCGCAACGCCAGGCGACCAAGGATGCCGGCAGGATCGCCGGCCTGGAGGTCCTGCGCATCATCAACGAGCCGACGGCGGCGGCGCTCGCGTATGGGCTGGAGAAGAAGAAGCAGGCCAAGATCGCCGTCTACGATCTCGGCGGCGGCACGTTCGACATCTCCATTCTCGACATCGGGGACGGGGTCTTCGAGGTCAAGTCGACCAATGGCGACACGTTCCTCGGCGGCGAGGACTTCGACATGCGCCTGGTCAACTATCTCGCCGACGAGTTCCAGCGCGAGCAGGGCATCGATCTGAGAAAGGACAAGCTGGCGCTGCAGCGGCTGAAGGAGGCCGCGGAGAAGGCCAAGATCGAGCTCTCCACCACCACGCAGACCGAGGTCAACCTGCCCTACGTCACGGCCGACGCTTCGGGGCCGAAGCATCTGCTGGTCAAGCTGACGCGCGCCAGGTTCGAGTCGCTGGTCGAGGACCTCGTGCAGAGAACCATCGAGCCCTGCCTCAACGCGCTGAAGGACGCGGGACTGACCGCCCAGGACATCGGCGAGGTGGTGCTGGTCGGCGGCATGACCCGCATGCCGAAGATTCAGGAGGTCGTGCAGAAGATCTTCGGCCGGGAGCCGCACAAGGGCGTGAACCCGGACGAGGTGGTCGCGGTCGGCGCGGCGATCCAGGCCGGCGTGCTGCAGGGAGACGTCAAGGACGTTCTCCTGCTCGACGTGACCCCGCTGTCGCTCGGCCTCGAAACCCTGGGCGGCGTCTTCACGCGTCTCATCGAACGCAACACCACGGTCCCGGCCAAGAAGAGCCAGGTCTTCTCCACGGCGGACGACAACCAGAGCGCCGTCACCATCCGGGTGTTCCAGGGCGAGCGCGAGATGGCGGCCGACAACAAGCTCCTCGGGCAGTTCGACCTGATGGGCATTCCGCCGGCGCCGCGCGGCGTGCCGCAGATCGACGTGACCTTCGACATCGATGCCAACGGCATCGTCAACGTCTCGGCCAAGGACAAGGGCACGGGCAAGGAGCAGCGCATCCAGATCCAGGCGTCCGGCGGCCTGTCCGAGGCCGACATCGACAGGATGGTCAAGGACGCGCAGGCCCATGCCGCCGAGGACAAGAGGCGCCGGGAAGCCGTCGAGGCGAAGAATGCCGCCGAGGCGCTGCTGCACGCGACGGAGAAGACGGTGGCCGAGCATGGCGCCAAGCTGTTTGACGCCGACCGCCGGGCGATCGAGAATGCCATGGCCGACCTTCGCGAGGCGCTGAAAGGGGACGATGCGTCCACGATCGGCGCGAAGGCGGGCGCTTTGCAGCATCAGTCGACGAAGCTCGCGGAGGCCATCCATGCAGCGTCTGGGAAGACTTCCGACACGGCGCCGCGGCCGGATGGCGACGGCGTCGTCGATGCCGAGTTCACGGAGGTCGACGACGACAGGAAGAAGCCGACGTGAGAGGGCGACGGAGCGGGGAGGTCCGCGCCATCTTCGGCCATGCGCATCGCCGGCGCAGGCGAGGCCTCCCGATCGATCGGAGGGCGGTTCGCATGCCGTTCTCCACCAAGCTCTTCCGGAGTGAGTTGTGAAAAGTCCCTATGAGGTTCTCGGCGTCGCTCCGACGGCTTCCACGGCCGAGATCCAGAGCGCGTACCGCAAGCTGGCCAAGAAGCTGCATCCCGATCTCAATCCCGGCGACAAGGCGGCGGAGGAGAAGTTCAAGGAGGTCGCCGGCGCCTACGACCTGCTCAGCGATGCCGAGAAGCGCAAGCGCTTCGACAAGGGCGAGATCGACGCGACCGGGGCGGAGCGCCCGCAGCAGCATTTCTATCGCGACTTCGCCACCGCGGACGAAGGCCATCCCTACGCCGATGCCGGCGGCTTCGCCGACTTCATGGAGTCCGACGATGCCTTCGCCGAGCTTTTGCGGCGCAGCCAGCGGGCGCAGGCCAACCGGCGCGGACGGGATCTGCACTACCGCCTGCCGATCGAGTTCGTGGAAGCGATCACGGGCGCCAACAAGCGCCTGACCCTGCCGGAGGGGGGCACGCTCGACGTCAAGATCCCGCCCGGCCTGGTCGACGGGCAGGTCCTGCGCCTCAAGGGCAAGGGCGCGCCGGGGGCCGGCCAAGGCGGCCCCGGGGACGCGCTGATCGAGGTGGAGGTGCTGCCCGATCCCCGCTTCGCCCGCGAGGGCGACGACATTTCCCTGGAGCTGCCCGTCTCGCTCGCCGAGGCGGTGCTCGGCGGCAAGGTCCGCGTCCCGACGCCGACCGGAGACGTGACCATGTCGGTGCCGAAGGGATCCAACACCGGGACGACCCTGCGCCTGAGAGGCAAGGGCGCGCCCCGGCGCGGCGGCGGGGCCGGCGACCAGTTCGTCAAGCTGAAGGTGGTCCTGCCGAAATCGCCGGATCCCGAGCTCGAGGCGTTCGTGTCGAGCTGGAGCAAGGGTCGAGACTTCAATCCGCGCGAGGATGGGACGTCGTGACGATGGACAAGCAGGAGTTCCTGGCCTCCTCGGGCCTCGAGGTGCAGACGCTGGAATTCTGGATCGAGCAGCGCTGGCTCATTCCGGAAGAGACCGCCGTCGGCATGCGGTTTTCGGATGTCGACATGGCGCGCGCCCGCCTCATCCGGGAGCTGAGGCATGATTTCGGCGCGAACGATGCGGGCATCGACGTCATCCTCCATCTCATGGACCAGCTCCACGGGATGCGCCGCGCCCTGGCGCAGCTGCGCGGGGAGATCCAGGGGCGTTCGTCCTGAGCAGCTTCTCGTGGCCTCGGCCACGAGAAGCTGCTCAGCGGCGAAAGGGGCGCGAAATCAGGGCCGAGAGACCGGAGACATCCCATGAGCGAGCGGCTGGCGGCACTGGGGCACGGCGAGATCGACACCCTCATCCTGCAGGCGCTGGTGCGCAAGCTCGTCGCCAAGGGGGTGCTGACGCCGGACGAGGTCCGGGCGCTGCTGTTCGAGGCGGCGACGCGGCTGGACGAGGTCGGCAGCGAGCAGACGCCGCAGGCGGCCCGGAGCATGGTCGAGGAAGACCTGGCGCCGGCGTTCCTCGGGAAGGACTAGCCGTCCGGGGCGGGCGGACATCGCGCACCGGCGTCGGAAGGACCTGACATGTCGGAGGATGCAAGCCGCGAAGCGGCCGAGCCTGTCGCAGACCCGGAATTCGGCCCCTGGCTGGCCCAGGCATCGATCCTGGTCGTCGACGACGAGCCGGGCATGCGCAACTTCCTGGTCAAGGTCCTCGGGCCGCGCTGCAAGCGGATCGAGGCGGCGGCCGATACCAGGCAGGCGTCGCGCAAGCTCGACGAGCAGCCTTTCGATGTCGTCATCCTCGACAACATCATGCCGGGCCAGAACGGCCTGGACTGGCTCGCCCAGCAGCGGGCCATCGGCTTCTTCGCCGACGTCATCCTCATGACCGCCTATGCCGATCTCGATACGGCGATCAGGGCCCTGCGTGCCGGCGCGGTCGATTTCGTCCTGAAGCCGTTCCGGT contains:
- a CDS encoding cytochrome ubiquinol oxidase subunit I; its protein translation is MLEQLDPVILARAQFAFTVSFHFIFPAFSIGLASYLMVLEGLWLKTGEGVYANLYRYWLKIFAVAFGMGVVSGLVMSYQFGTNWSVFSAKAGPVIGPLMAYEVLTAFFLEAGFLGVMLFGISKVGKGLHFFATCMVALGTLISATWIIAVNSWMQTPAGFAINAKGQFVPAGSWLTIIFNPSFPYRLVHTVIAAYLTTAFVVGAVGAWHLLKDRANPGARKMFSMAMWMAALVAPIQILAGDAHGLNTLEHQPAKVLAMEGDYQPSPDGAPLILFGLPSNEEARVHYEVSIPHVGSLILKHDPFAPLPGLTDFPRDQWPPVPIVFWSFRIMVAIGFAMLGLGLWSLFARFRGWLYDWSWLHRAAVLMGPAGFVAVIAGWVTTEVGRQPFTVYGLLRTDESHSPLAAPAIAASLLAFVLVYFTAFGAGTYYLLRLMGKPPERGETEPPNVPHRAAGITPAATVALPVPAEK
- the cydB gene encoding cytochrome d ubiquinol oxidase subunit II, with the protein product MASLDLTIVWAGIIGFAVMAYVVMDGFDLGIGILFPTLAVGDERDQAMNSIAPVWDGNETWLVMGGGGLFAAFPLAYAIILPATYPLMIAMLLGLVFRGVAFEFRWRDSGHRPLWDAAFSIGSVVAALAQGITLGAILQGIRVENDAYAGGWLDWLSPFSVLTGVAVVIGYALLGATWLIWKTEGPCQRHARRAAFWLGLATLVALGGVSAATPFLHYDYWRRWFAMPGVLATAQVPLLVAISTATFFWSLRREFELLPFLMALVLFLLGFVGLGISIYPHIVPRTVTIWDAAAPHDSQVFMLVGAVVIIPLILAYTAWAYWVFRGKVGTHGYH
- a CDS encoding DUF2474 domain-containing protein — encoded protein: MASPAPLWQRLAWMAAIWAASVLALGAVAGAIRFMLAGSG
- the dnaK gene encoding molecular chaperone DnaK, whose translation is MATVIGIDLGTTNSCVAVIDGKTTRIIENAEGARTTPSVVAFTSDGERLVGQPARRQAVTNPTNTIFAVKRLIGRRYDDPTVEKDKALVPYRIVKAANGDAWVEADGKAYSPSQISAFILQKMKETAEANLGEKVSQAVITVPAYFNDAQRQATKDAGRIAGLEVLRIINEPTAAALAYGLEKKKQAKIAVYDLGGGTFDISILDIGDGVFEVKSTNGDTFLGGEDFDMRLVNYLADEFQREQGIDLRKDKLALQRLKEAAEKAKIELSTTTQTEVNLPYVTADASGPKHLLVKLTRARFESLVEDLVQRTIEPCLNALKDAGLTAQDIGEVVLVGGMTRMPKIQEVVQKIFGREPHKGVNPDEVVAVGAAIQAGVLQGDVKDVLLLDVTPLSLGLETLGGVFTRLIERNTTVPAKKSQVFSTADDNQSAVTIRVFQGEREMAADNKLLGQFDLMGIPPAPRGVPQIDVTFDIDANGIVNVSAKDKGTGKEQRIQIQASGGLSEADIDRMVKDAQAHAAEDKRRREAVEAKNAAEALLHATEKTVAEHGAKLFDADRRAIENAMADLREALKGDDASTIGAKAGALQHQSTKLAEAIHAASGKTSDTAPRPDGDGVVDAEFTEVDDDRKKPT
- a CDS encoding J domain-containing protein, which codes for MKSPYEVLGVAPTASTAEIQSAYRKLAKKLHPDLNPGDKAAEEKFKEVAGAYDLLSDAEKRKRFDKGEIDATGAERPQQHFYRDFATADEGHPYADAGGFADFMESDDAFAELLRRSQRAQANRRGRDLHYRLPIEFVEAITGANKRLTLPEGGTLDVKIPPGLVDGQVLRLKGKGAPGAGQGGPGDALIEVEVLPDPRFAREGDDISLELPVSLAEAVLGGKVRVPTPTGDVTMSVPKGSNTGTTLRLRGKGAPRRGGGAGDQFVKLKVVLPKSPDPELEAFVSSWSKGRDFNPREDGTS
- a CDS encoding chaperone modulator CbpM — protein: MDKQEFLASSGLEVQTLEFWIEQRWLIPEETAVGMRFSDVDMARARLIRELRHDFGANDAGIDVILHLMDQLHGMRRALAQLRGEIQGRSS